Below is a window of Penaeus monodon isolate SGIC_2016 chromosome 26, NSTDA_Pmon_1, whole genome shotgun sequence DNA.
taaatatactgtacttcctttttttctaaacttaACTTCATTATTTCAAATCGTATCACTGAAGCACCAAAACTCTACTGCACAACAAAGCTCTTttacattatctatatctctataacaAAAATCTGCTCTAAACTATAGTCCTacagtgcatatatgcatatatgcacaacaATAGTAAAACGTAAATttagaagaaatataaataaccaataaccacaaaaaaatcagcaaaagcaATTTCCTCAACAGAAGACCTGAGAGCAAAACAGCAAACAGATTACCATATCAAAATGATCATCAAAACCATAAAACCAAAGGTAAGTCAACAAGACTGAAGAAATTCTTTTAAGAAATtgatacagataaacaaataacacaGAAGGAAATCATCCTAATGGAAAAATGAAATCTAAAAACTGTAAGATGTGCACAGacttaaaaaatcaacaaacgtCCAGGGCAACTCATAAtgaacttaaatatatatatatctgcagtaACATTTCTTTTCTCAATGATCAATTTCAACATCAAAATAAGGTTATAGTACTCAAAGTACATTAAATTCAGTGTAAGGCTAATATAACATTCATGACAGTCAAAACTAGAAAAATTGACTGATTTTAATTATACAAATCTAGTATATTCCTCCAAAAATCTGTTTGAACAAAACAAGAAATTAGATTATAAAAATTaggtaataaaaacagaaaatcctGTACACTTTGTAGCAATACAGTAATTtgattatgcaaaatataaaaattaataattatgcaaattatCTAAAACTGGAAAAGCTACTACTAACACTAATATCAagtaaggaaataaacaaaacattaacTTACTGTTTGTCTATGTATTCCTGAAGTGCCTGCTTGGTGTGTCTGTTGGAACATATGGTGCGCAAGATTCTCTTCAACTGACAAGAAGTGTGAAAAGTCCCCACCTCCCCCAGGTGACTCATTCATAGGGTCACTCCGCGCTTCCGACACTTCACTTTTTAATCCCCCATTTTCTATATCCTCTTGTACTTCACAGTGTTCCGTTTTGATTTCTGCCGCACTGGTAGTGTAGGCCTCCACTTCCTGCGAGACTTGTGCTTCCTGTTGGAGTCGCGCATCATGCAGGTGTGAAGAGGGGGTTACTTCTTGCTCCTTCTGTAGGTGGTGGAGCTCTGGCTGCTGGGAACCAACTTGTTCATGGACAGGAAGGTGGGAAGGGTCTTCAGCCGGTAGAGGAACAGCACCAGGACTCCCTACATTATCCACCTCCGCTGGGACAACCTCACCTACCAACTGATGACTGTACTGTGGCAGGATATTGGCTGAAGCTGATGTGTGTATCCCTCtgtcccccccactcccccggtccccttctctcccatcaCGTTCTTGTCTCCGTCTCTTGGCCGGCCGCTCACCACTTGTCTGTGCTTCATGTTTTCCAGTTTGTGAAGGGTCTTCATCAGGGACTGCTAGGCCTTTAATTCTCAAGCATTCTGCAGCTTTTATGAGTCCTGGTAAGTCAGCCTGTTGCACATCCACCTCCCCTAGGTACATATAGTCGAGCAGTGCCTCCAGTTCATGGCCCTTTATGTCTTTCAAAACAATAACTGGCTTCTGGCATTGTGTGTGCTCAAATACCTCATTGAAAAAGTCACTACATGCCATTAGAACTAATCGATGAACAGCAAAGAATTTGGTACCACACGCTAAGGTCACATCTGTATAACATCCCTGcggaaaaaaatcacaacataAAAGAGTGGGAAATCTCTCACATGTCAGGGGCAATATCATCTAAAATTCAAAAAGCAAATCCATAAAATTTCTTTAGTAAAACATACCTTTTCTCGTAAGATTCTTAGCAGGTGGAAGAATGCTGGTTTGTGGTTATTCCACTTTAGAGAGAGTAAatcctcccccattttttcttttatatccaaTATGCTCTaacaatctggaaaaaaaaaacagatagtgttataaatttttataaaaactagAAATTACCATAAACATGCCTCTTTCTTACACTTCATCAAAACAATACCACCAATGGAAAATATTACACAACAGAGACTGCGGATGAAGGGACGATGGCCTGTCCTTAATCATCAAAAGCCAACATACCTCtaccaaataaatttaaaagtgggcaagggagagggagagggagtaaggaagggagggagggggaggggggggagagagagaaagaagaaagaaagaaagaaagaaagagtgagggaagggagagaggaaaggagggagttagtgagtgagggagagggtgagggaaagggagggaaggtggatatatatatatatatatatatatatatatatatatatatatatatatatatatatagagagagagagagagagagagagagagagagagaggaggagggagagggagagggagagggagagggagagggagagggagagggagagggagagggagagggagagggagagggaaagggagaaagggagaaagggagaaagggagaaagggagagagaaagaaagaaagaaagaaagaaagaaagaaagagagtgtacTATGTAGCAGACaggaccagtgacctcacctcgcaccccccatccttcttccagctgtttcagtcactttcGCAGCCGGAATGGTCaatacttataccgaggaggatCTAAGCCTAGAGGAGTTCGTCGCCAACGTcaagcgtggtaaggtcggcctagccctccccctccgggcaggttgacctgacacgtgacccagcATACCACTTTACCcgtatatagacatcgtctcttGTGTTCCCATAAtatgtggtactcttagcaataaagagtcaacctgcccagagggggagggctcgGCTGACCTTACCAcactggacgctggcgacgaattCCCCTAGGCTTAGATCCTCcacggtataagtagtgaccgtcccggCTGcagaagtgactgaaacagctggaggaagcatggggggagcaaggtgaggtcactggtcccgtctgctacattgtacacttagtacaatggtgaacagagggtagttatagttgttaaacggcgtATGGGAACACGAGACAACGTCTAAGATAAAGCAGTAatcggggtcacgtgtcaggtcaacccgcccggagggggagggctgagagagagagagagagagagagagagagagagagagagagagagagagagagagagagagagagagagagagagagagagagagagaaagatagagagaaatagagagagagagagagagagagagagagagagaaagagagagagagaggagagagagagagagagagagaggaagagagagagagagagagagagaggagaggagagaagagagagagagagagagagagagagaaagagagagagggggaagaagaggaggagagggagagagagagagggagaaaagaggagagagagaggagagagagagaggagagagagaggggagagagagagggagagagagggagagagagagagagagagaggggagatgagaggagagagagagagaggagggagatgaggagggagagagagagaagaggagagagagaggagagagagaggagtagagagagggggagagagaagagagaggagagagagagagagagagagagagcaagcgtgGCTAAAACTAGTTACACAAATTACAGATATTACTGAAATACCATGATATAGATGGTAAAGCTCTATCAACTTATTGCAATTAGTCTATACTGTGAGTACAACCATCCCTGCCAAGTTACCAAGGGTTATTGCTTGCATTTTTTACTTTCCTGAGTCTTCATTTGCTTTAACTTCATATGGCAAATCTTGACCGATTTCCTCCAAGACACACATTGCTCGTGTACAGGGAACTTGCCTGTGAGCAGCAAATTTGCATGTGTTGTCCTGAGAGTCTCTTATCTAATacagttttttcctctctcttactcactcactcacatcacaaaGTTGAAAGGAAATATTAGATAAAGGTTAAATTCTTTTCATGGTACACTAaggtaaactctctctctcccatcccaggGGAAAATATGACAGATTCTCATTTTGGGTACAGAGTGGGGCATAGTCTAGCTGATTTACGTGATTGGTGGGAAACGAGATGTGGGTGGGGCTATAGATTCTTAAAAATAGAGCCAGAACAGAATACGGGGatcacataaaaactaaaataaaatggaattatgacACCAACATTGGTGTCACAGTATATTCCACTGACATTTCATGATGCCGAAACTGGCGTCACCATATAAAATGGCTTAATAATAACTCATAGGATTCAGGTTTTTTGCAGTTATCCCAAAAACTGGGTATTAGGCTTACTTGCAACTCTCACAGTTGTATGTCATGTAAGCCAAGCCCACATGAACACTCATGTGTGGTGTCAAGACTCCTTGCTCCTCTTTTGCAATATTACTATCTTTTCTGcatatacatccccccccccactgtctATATTAGCCATTTGATACTGTATCTAGATGATATTAAACTGATTCCTTGAATAGACTCTGTATCATTTCGCTATGACTTAAATATTAAGAATACCTTCACATGACCGATCACAATAATATTGGTTTGATGAATTCTTCTCACTCTCTACTACCATGTATAGGAAACTCCCCCAATACCCACAGTCTTGCCACTGACAGCAGAGGAGGGTATGAATGGTACCAATTacagggtaaaatatgaataataacaaagaattgGTTGATATTTAGAAAAATGCACAAACTCTTGGAAGGTCCACTAGACTAATCTGGCAATATAGCATCATTCCCATTGACAGCAACAGAgaatcatattttatatcatttaaccCCATCCCATCGGGTCATGTGTACACGCATCATAACAAACTGCTTGGTCTGCAGAGTACAGCTGTACGTGTGGCAACACACCAGAGCACCAGGGGCAGAAAGTTCCACTACATGTAGTGGACTCCCACCCCCAGCGTCTGGATATTGCCAGAAATTACCATTGTTTATGACATAGAGATTTCTGATACCTGGTCCCATTGGGTTTAATAACAAGCATCATTACATCCTATTGCCACCAGTGATTTGTACGTCATGGCAATTTCAACAGTAGCAAAAGGATATCCCTTGCCATGCCGGATGAAGATATTAAAATTCTCTTGACATACACAAAGACTACCCAGCTTCAAGGGAATACTCCATCACTTAACCCTCTTACTCAGCTGTATAAATTCACATAAGCAAAGCATATACTTAAAAAAACAGGATTCTCCTTAGACCTGTGATACCTCCCAGCTGATGGGCCTACTCAAGACAGTAGCTAATACAGGCCCAGGCAGGCCAACATTACATGTATAGAAATTTGGGAATGAGAAAAGCAGTATCTAGACAATGTCTCCAATGGCTGATCTCAGCATGGTGTGGGAGGTGGTCAACTCATCCCAGAAGTTTGGGGTTTGAATTCCATAACTATAAGCTAGTACAATGGCTGAGAAGTGTAGCACATCCAGGTAGTATAGTGGGTCTAGACATTGATATTAATGGACAAATTATGTTGTTCATTTTTCTGATAATGTAATTTAGTCTGAAGAAAAACAGCCTCAATGTATGTAATAGAGATTTGTTGGCCATTCACCAAAGCATCGCCAGGCATGGAGGCCATGCAAAGGTAAATGTTAAATCTTACATAGCCATAGTATTGATAAATGTTTATGAAGTGACTAGACCCCTTCGTGGCCAAATCCAAGGGTGAAGCACCTAGTTAGGCAGGATTTTGCTTTATGCAGCAATGTCTGTGGCATTCCCATGAATGGCTGGAGTAATGGGGACTTAATCTCCAAGGGCGCCATCACTTCATAAACATCACCAATGCTTCCATTTATATCATTTGCGATGGAAAATAACGAGTGATTCACACATATTACAGCATCATTaattgaaagaaggaataataattgTAAGATATAG
It encodes the following:
- the LOC119590074 gene encoding longitudinals lacking protein, isoforms H/M/V-like isoform X5; this encodes MGEDLLSLKWNNHKPAFFHLLRILREKGCYTDVTLACGTKFFAVHRLVLMACSDFFNEVFEHTQCQKPVIVLKDIKGHELEALLDYMYLGEVDVQQADLPGLIKAAECLRIKGLAVPDEDPSQTGKHEAQTSGERPAKRRRQERDGREGDRGSGGDRGIHTSASANILPQYSHQLVGEVVPAEVDNVGSPGAVPLPAEDPSHLPVHEQVGSQQPELHHLQKEQEVTPSSHLHDARLQQEAQVSQEVEAYTTSAAEIKTEHCEVQEDIENGGLKSEVSEARSDPMNESPGGGGDFSHFLSVEENLAHHMFQQTHQAGTSGIHRQTGRDSGSEVTTEDGNINRGGLYSTHLLGDVVPEGTASHANQSGAAAEQAGPYRCPYCPRVDQYESKWLRHLRIHTGEKPYFCSLCDFRASTKHSVVRHTKMKHQIWGNQSQ
- the LOC119590074 gene encoding longitudinals lacking protein, isoforms H/M/V-like isoform X1 — protein: MGEDLLSLKWNNHKPAFFHLLRILREKGCYTDVTLACGTKFFAVHRLVLMACSDFFNEVFEHTQCQKPVIVLKDIKGHELEALLDYMYLGEVDVQQADLPGLIKAAECLRIKGLAVPDEDPSQTGKHEAQTSGERPAKRRRQERDGREGDRGSGGDRGIHTSASANILPQYSHQLVGEVVPAEVDNVGSPGAVPLPAEDPSHLPVHEQVGSQQPELHHLQKEQEVTPSSHLHDARLQQEAQVSQEVEAYTTSAAEIKTEHCEVQEDIENGGLKSEVSEARSDPMNESPGGGGDFSHFLSVEENLAHHMFQQTHQAGTSGIHRQTGRDSGSEVTTEDGNINRGGLYSTHLLGDVVPEGTASHANQSGTNGGPGGFFPRETIAQHHCPYCPQSFMFQSILKRHLRTHTGEKPYECPNCDYRSAYKYHVARHMKLHNNANIHVENASASADRPVVLSAHTLSIIQSNLMGTQDGVSGISNTQNAPGVLKHSAT
- the LOC119590074 gene encoding longitudinals lacking protein, isoforms H/M/V-like isoform X2 — encoded protein: MGEDLLSLKWNNHKPAFFHLLRILREKGCYTDVTLACGTKFFAVHRLVLMACSDFFNEVFEHTQCQKPVIVLKDIKGHELEALLDYMYLGEVDVQQADLPGLIKAAECLRIKGLAVPDEDPSQTGKHEAQTSGERPAKRRRQERDGREGDRGSGGDRGIHTSASANILPQYSHQLVGEVVPAEVDNVGSPGAVPLPAEDPSHLPVHEQVGSQQPELHHLQKEQEVTPSSHLHDARLQQEAQVSQEVEAYTTSAAEIKTEHCEVQEDIENGGLKSEVSEARSDPMNESPGGGGDFSHFLSVEENLAHHMFQQTHQAGTSGIHRQTGRDSGSEVTTEDGNINRGGLYSTHLLGDVVPEGTASHANQSDPIPSLIHMVEGPGGGETQPKSSPGFSGAANMHLHYEPHRTQGANDRQYECIFCGRMFNHRGTLTRHVMIHTGEKPFSCQYCNFKTSRKSTLSYHMHSLHSAVLK
- the LOC119590074 gene encoding longitudinals lacking protein, isoforms H/M/V-like isoform X3, producing the protein MGEDLLSLKWNNHKPAFFHLLRILREKGCYTDVTLACGTKFFAVHRLVLMACSDFFNEVFEHTQCQKPVIVLKDIKGHELEALLDYMYLGEVDVQQADLPGLIKAAECLRIKGLAVPDEDPSQTGKHEAQTSGERPAKRRRQERDGREGDRGSGGDRGIHTSASANILPQYSHQLVGEVVPAEVDNVGSPGAVPLPAEDPSHLPVHEQVGSQQPELHHLQKEQEVTPSSHLHDARLQQEAQVSQEVEAYTTSAAEIKTEHCEVQEDIENGGLKSEVSEARSDPMNESPGGGGDFSHFLSVEENLAHHMFQQTHQAGTSGIHRQTGRDSGSEVTTEDGNINRGGLYSTHLLGDVVPEGTASHANQSVQETNWKSNVESHQCPHCFRLFTDRYKRDRHLLIHTGEKPFQCPFCPYRASRKDPVIRHVKFKHVQQFAEIFNLPSAP
- the LOC119590074 gene encoding longitudinals lacking protein, isoforms H/M/V-like isoform X4, giving the protein MGEDLLSLKWNNHKPAFFHLLRILREKGCYTDVTLACGTKFFAVHRLVLMACSDFFNEVFEHTQCQKPVIVLKDIKGHELEALLDYMYLGEVDVQQADLPGLIKAAECLRIKGLAVPDEDPSQTGKHEAQTSGERPAKRRRQERDGREGDRGSGGDRGIHTSASANILPQYSHQLVGEVVPAEVDNVGSPGAVPLPAEDPSHLPVHEQVGSQQPELHHLQKEQEVTPSSHLHDARLQQEAQVSQEVEAYTTSAAEIKTEHCEVQEDIENGGLKSEVSEARSDPMNESPGGGGDFSHFLSVEENLAHHMFQQTHQAGTSGIHRQTGRDSGSEVTTEDGNINRGGLYSTHLLGDVVPEGTASHANQSGLVMTEGPMVRDEQGRVCYRCLYCPRIDSDKSKWRRHLRTHTGEKPYQCAKCPYRATTKHAVVRHDKFRHSVEGAAL